One stretch of Paroedura picta isolate Pp20150507F chromosome 13, Ppicta_v3.0, whole genome shotgun sequence DNA includes these proteins:
- the NIPSNAP1 gene encoding protein NipSnap homolog 1, whose amino-acid sequence MATRVCGIPARRLLLVRGGGLHVARDYAKDSESSWFRSLFVHKVDPRKDAHSNLLSKKETNHLYKIQFHNVKPECLDAYNSLTEQVLPKLHSDPDYPCDLVGNWNTWYGEQDQAVHLWRFSGGYPALTECMNKLRENQAYRDFQKDRSQMLLSRRNQLLLEFSFWNEPLPRAGPNIYELRSYKLKPGTMIEWGNNWARAIKYRQENQEAVGGFFSQIGELYVVHHLWAYKDLQSREETRNAAWRKRGWDENVYYTVPLVRGMESRIMIPMKISPLQ is encoded by the exons ATGGCGACGCGCGTGTGCGGGATCCCGGCGCGGCGTTTGCTGCTGGTGCGGGGCGGAGGACTCCACGTGGCCCG GGACTACGCCAAAGACAGTGAAAGCAGCTGGTTCCGCTCCCTTTTCGTCCACAAAGTGGATCCCCGGAAAGATGCTCATTCCAATCTTTTGTCCAAGAAAGAGACCAACCATCTCTACAAGATCCAGT tCCACAATGTGAAACCTGAATGTCTGGATGCTTACAACAGCCTGAC GGAGCAGGTCCTTCCGAAGCTGCACTCAGATCCCGATTACCCTTGTGACCTGGTTGGGAACTGGAATACTTGGTATGGTGAACAGGACCAGGCAG TGCACCTGTGGCGATTCAGTGGTGGCTACCCGGCCCTCACGGAATGCATGAACAAGCTGCGAGAGAACCAG GCATACCGGGATTTCCAGAAAGACAGAAGTCAGATGCTGCTCTCCCGGAGGAATCAGCTGCTCCTAGAATTCAGCTTTTGGAATGAGCCTTTGCCACGGGCTGGACCCAACATCTATGAACTGAGGTCGTACAAGCTCAAG CCAGGAACCATGATTGAGTGGGGAAACAATTG GGCTCGGGCCATTAAATATCGCCAGGAGAACCAAGAGGCGGTGGGCGGCTTCTTTTCCCAAATTGGGGAGCTGTATGTCGTGCACCACTTGTGGG CTTACAAAGACCTGCAGTCCCGAGAAGAAACAAGGAATGCAGCCTGGAGGAAACGAGGCTGGGATGAGAACGTTTACTATACAG TACCTCTGGTTCGGGGCATGGAGTCCCGGATAATGATCCCCATGAAGATCTCACCTTTGCAGTGA